The segment GATTGGCAATTAAAGCAGGAAAAtgtagaattaaaaaaagaaatcaatgtagattccaattgatttttttaataaaaaattaaatgaaataaaaaaaaccatacctgtattatttgtagatttggagagTTCAGATCAGCTCGAATGTTTGTAAACAACCTCCTCAATCTTCTCTTATACAATCTAGCATCAGTTTGTTGTTGAGTATCAGACTCCCCTTGATACCACAGAAGCGCTTTGATTTTGCCACCACTCTTTAAGGACGCGTTAGCTCTTTCAACCAATTGCTTGTAATGACCAGTGCTACTTCCCTTGGCCCAATCAGTGATCTTAGTGCCCCCTATGGCGCAAGGCACAAGACCAATCACCCCAAAGTTGGGGTCCTTTGCCAAGACTTCATGAGCAAAAGGCATGCCTGGTCCAACCCCACATGTCTTGTATTTGTCAATTTCTTCATGAAGAGGCTCATGTGCTACAACCCATGTCTTGTGCAAACTGAGTTGTAGAATGGAAGGGTTGGGACTGCTTTCTGCTGGGACTTTCTTATTCCAATGACCATTCACCTTGGGAACGCCTCCGCGTCCAGCCATGTTGCTTTGTCCCCCAAGAAGAAATATGTTTTCTGGGCTGAGTTCTTGAGGCTCGACACACACAGCAAGAAGGGATACAACAATGAAGAAGAGGCACATCTTTAACTCTCACTTTGAGGCAAAATGTGGAGAAAAGGCAATAGGAATAGAAGTCTGGAAGGTGTTGAGGTCCTCTGGTGTTGCAGAAGCAAGATGCTTTTTATAAGAGTAATGGCTGGCAAGGAGTGGAGATATATCATAAATGTATGCACAGTTGCACACTACAATTTCCTCTAGAATCCACTCTATATCACTATACATATATGGGTTGGGGGCACTTATCCCAAATGCTACTTAATATTCCATGAGCATGAACCCTGACCTTCTTTTTGGTGAGAGGCAAGAAGTGCCAATCAGCTAATTCAGCTCAAAAGCAAATAAGCAATTGGCGCAATGAGTTGAGAATGAGATCGCATCTTCGATCCgtttgtttcaataaaaaatcttatgtgaagataattttttgcatttttctgtGTTTGGTAGTATTAGGAAAAAttgatcaaagaaaaaatatctcTTAACTTCCCTTATTAGCTTAGCATAagatcattctcaaaaaaaaaaaagcttagcaTAAGATAGAGTCGTTTTCtgctaaaattttttagaaaacaactctatctcacatgaaactaaataaggaaaataaCTTTATCTAACACGAAACTAaataagggatttttttttttttttttgagggaaactAAATAAAGGAAGTTAAGAGATATTCTAACTCATTTTAAGGTTTCTACCAAACATAgcaaaatgagatagttttttagaaaatactttttgaaaaatgattcattttctagaaaatattaatgTCAAAACAAATAGAGCGAAGCGTGTGTCCAAAACATTTCCTGAACCCTTACTAGTACATGGAACCTACAAAAGGGAGCTTACATGTGATTTTGAGTGGGCTAGACAATGCACTTGAAGCATGTAATAAGTTTTAGTAATTGCTAGTGAATCGAGAACATGTGCTTATGGAGTAGAGGTTGGTTAAAAATCATGATGAAACCTACATTGTGCTTAATTATGCCACTGTTATTTGAGCTTTTGTGTAGTTCACCTGGGTAAGTTAGTTCcgaattttgaaatttagttCAGAACTAATAAATTATCAAGtggtgggttccagttagttcaattgataaagtctctgatggttgtataagagatccgGAGTTCAATttctgcctacaccaaaaactaattggtgttttggtttgatgataaagagctattatcaaaagtggacgccataagttgaaattctctaaaaaaaaaaaaaaaaaaaaattaccaagtgtttatttgtaaaataatttggatTAGGCctagtctttttattttttaaataactaaacTTTTATAAACAAGAAGAGGAAACAAAGCAGGGCAAATGGGGACCAACTTATTTCGTATGTTAACATAATAAATGGGTATCATTTCCACAACAAAGTTGAAAGCAagattttactaaaaaaagaaaaaagaaaaaagttgaaagcAAGATGATTACTTTTTTATGTTACTCATAGAATTCCAGAAATCAGCGGGATAAAGTGGCATCTAACTCCACCATTATTATGGTCTCGGACCAACCTCTTATATTGCATAAAGTTTTCATACTGCTCCTTCCTTTCAAAGGAGAAATTATTCCATTCACCGGTGTAACTAAGTGTAAGCATCCCCaaaattcaggaaaaaaaaaaaaaaaaaaaatcaaaactcataAATCATAATGTTAACAAGTTACttaaataaactaattatgaaGTTCAAAAAAGGATTGAATCAAGAATCTTCATATGATGTTAGTTTACTCATTTCCACCAACACTTTCTAAGCATATAAGTATATGTATAGATATGTTTGCATGCATGTGTGTGTGGATATCGACATTAAAATCTAACCCGCCTCCCCCAAAGAAAAATTCTTGATTCCGCCCCTCTctttatataaaagaattatgtAATGCACTGAGTACACTAAATAATTAAACGCAAGAAtgttatctaattttttaagtatCATAATCAGCTTTGACATTTACATTAGGGTTAGGATGGTTTGTCATTTGTCAAGTAACACAGTAGCTAGTGATACAGGTTGCCAATGGTCCAATGTGGTGCTTTGCTCGTATAAAGCATAtatctttttaaaaagtttaaactttaTAGTCTCTATCCTAGGGTTGGGGGGTTTAAAGGCAGATATAAGTTAAGAAAAGGATGAACCAATTAAGTACGAACCCCATCTAACTTATACATACTAAGACTAAGACAACACAGAGAGATCTGAGGAGATCGATGGAGATTGTTCTTTTCCTAGTTTTTACAACGAGAGGCCCAAAAGTTAGAGAAGCAGAATTGGCTTGAGTAAAGACATGGACAACtcacaaaaaagagagacaaattAAGCCTAAAAGTCTAGTTACAACAACCGGTAAAAAGAGTGGTGGTTAAGTGGTCAATTTATCAAAAGCAATATTATTAATAGGAATTCGTACATGCCATGTTCATAGTTAATGTGCcttcatattattatttttatttaaaaacttatttattgAAACTGgcaaaattttgattgaatatatatatatatatatatgaatcaaAATACAGATTTAATATAAGTTTTCGTGGgttctaattaactcaattggtaaagttttcTATGGTcgaataaaaattttgattaattatAAAGAATTATTATGGAATAGATGTCatagattaaaattttatcatcacataccaaaaaatgtaaacttccacttttttttaaaaaaaaattattctaaaaaatcCCAATAGGCTTCCACCTTAAAAGATAAAAGTATTAATATTCTCTATATATAAGGAatatttctaagtttttttttttgttctttttgagtttttttgtgtgggaacagtttatttagttaaaactgaaatttttttactgaaagtactgtatataaagttaaaagatagttgaaatagtatagtagaactcataaataataccaaaaagtgcaatgtaACCCAtcaatagtagcaaaaataagctgaatagtaaaaaaaacttgtttttaagcaatgccaaatgcacacttcatacatcatttttcattttattattttttatatatataaaaaagtagaATCTTACAATTGGATCTTGTATAGGATTTCAAATTTAAGGACCATGCTTGTTACACCTTCAAATTACGTTCAAGCTAATCAAACTGACTAACAAATCCAAGCATAGAGGAGCTAAATGTCACAAACCAAATCACAAAGTACCTTcgtgttttaacttttaagagtatatatatatatatatatatatatatatatatatagtaattgtaattattcctaaaaaattattatgattagATCAACCCACTGCTTAAGTTCTAGGTCTAATTCACTCTCTCTCCTTGACACATCAATTGCACAAGTAAAACAATAACAATGCTGAGCTAATCAAATGTCTAATTTCTTCCACAAGTAGGGAAGAGAAGGAAGATgattaaatgtttaattttgtcttatttcttcCCCCCCAAAATAATTTTTCGTTCTTATCTACCTTTGCCTTTTCCTTCCCTTTAATCCAGCCAATATCTTCTAGTATACCTTTACAACATG is part of the Quercus robur chromosome 9, dhQueRobu3.1, whole genome shotgun sequence genome and harbors:
- the LOC126701269 gene encoding probable carbohydrate esterase At4g34215, coding for MCLFFIVVSLLAVCVEPQELSPENIFLLGGQSNMAGRGGVPKVNGHWNKKVPAESSPNPSILQLSLHKTWVVAHEPLHEEIDKYKTCGVGPGMPFAHEVLAKDPNFGVIGLVPCAIGGTKITDWAKGSSTGHYKQLVERANASLKSGGKIKALLWYQGESDTQQQTDARLYKRRLRRLFTNIRADLNSPNLQIIQVALASGYNNTLKEIVRAAQLGIDLPDLQTVDAKGLPLEQDHLHLSTAAQVRVGKMLANAFLQFPHCSGLR